A single region of the Pan troglodytes isolate AG18354 chromosome 18, NHGRI_mPanTro3-v2.0_pri, whole genome shotgun sequence genome encodes:
- the LOC129137402 gene encoding putative RRN3-like protein RRN3P1 isoform X1 — protein MGVPSFRTALFRRSWKLHRLGFAEAFLEHLWKKLQDPSNPAIIRQAAGNYIGSFLARAKFIPLTTVKSCPDLLVNWLHIYLNNQDSGTKAFCDVALHGPFYSACQAVFYTFVFRHKQLLSGNLKEGLQYLQSLNFERIVMSQLNPLKICLPSVVNFFAAITKKVIYAFLMGVI, from the exons ATGGGCGTGCCTAGCTTTAGAACAGCGCTATTTAGGAGAAGTTGGAAGTTACACCGTTTG GGATTCGCAGAGGCATTTTTGGAACATCTTTGGAAAAAATTGCAGGATCCAAGTAATCCCGCCATCATCAGGCAGGCTGCTGGAAATTATATTGGAAGCTTTTTGGCAAGAGCTAAATTTATTCCTCTTAC tacTGTAAAATCATGCCCAGATCTTTTGGTTAACTGGCTGCACATATACCTTAATAACCAGGATTCGGGAACAAAGGCATTCTGCGATGTTGCTCTCCATGGACCATTTTACTCAGCCTGCCAAGCTGTGTTCTACACCTTTGTTTTTAGACACAAGCAGCTTTTGAGCGGAAACCTGAAAGAAG gtTTGCAGTATCTTCAGAGTCTGAATTTTGAGCGGATAGTGATGAGCCAGCTAAATCCCCTGAAGATTTGCCTGCCCTCAGTGGTTAACTTTTTTGCTGCAATCACAAAGAAAGTTATTTATGCTTTCTTGATgggagttatttaa
- the LOC129137402 gene encoding putative RRN3-like protein RRN3P1 isoform X2 has protein sequence MGVPSFRTALFRRSWKLHRLGFAEAFLEHLWKKLQDPSNPAIIRQAAGNYIGSFLARAKFIPLTTVKSCPDLLVNWLHIYLNNQDSGTKAFCDVALHGPFYSACQAVFYTFVFRHKQLLSGNLKEGLQYLQSLNFERIVMSQLNPLKICLPSVVNFFAAITKMKTCGYGWW, from the exons ATGGGCGTGCCTAGCTTTAGAACAGCGCTATTTAGGAGAAGTTGGAAGTTACACCGTTTG GGATTCGCAGAGGCATTTTTGGAACATCTTTGGAAAAAATTGCAGGATCCAAGTAATCCCGCCATCATCAGGCAGGCTGCTGGAAATTATATTGGAAGCTTTTTGGCAAGAGCTAAATTTATTCCTCTTAC tacTGTAAAATCATGCCCAGATCTTTTGGTTAACTGGCTGCACATATACCTTAATAACCAGGATTCGGGAACAAAGGCATTCTGCGATGTTGCTCTCCATGGACCATTTTACTCAGCCTGCCAAGCTGTGTTCTACACCTTTGTTTTTAGACACAAGCAGCTTTTGAGCGGAAACCTGAAAGAAG gtTTGCAGTATCTTCAGAGTCTGAATTTTGAGCGGATAGTGATGAGCCAGCTAAATCCCCTGAAGATTTGCCTGCCCTCAGTGGTTAACTTTTTTGCTGCAATCACAAA GATGAAGACTTGTGgatatggatggtggtga